From one Gossypium hirsutum isolate 1008001.06 chromosome D08, Gossypium_hirsutum_v2.1, whole genome shotgun sequence genomic stretch:
- the LOC107895881 gene encoding inorganic phosphate transporter 1-4-like: MYSLTFFFSNFGPNATTFVVPDEIFPARLRSTCHGITAAAGKLGAFGFLYLAQNKDKAMADAGYPAGIGVKNSLIVLGVINALGFFTFLVPESKGKSLEKMSGENENNRGEGEGRPSSSSSSSNL; encoded by the coding sequence ATGTACTCATTAACCTTCTTCTTCTCGAATTTCGGACCCAACGCCACAACATTTGTGGTACCGGATGAGATTTTCCCTGCAAGGTTGAGGTCCACTTGCCATGGTATAACAGCAGCCGCAGGAAAGCTTGGTGCATTTGGGTTCTTGTATTTGGCGCAGAATAAGGATAAGGCCATGGCAGATGCAGGGTACCCTGCAGGTATTGGAGTCAAGAATTCACTTATTGTATTAGGTGTAATCAATGCACTAGGCTTCTTCACTTTCTTGGTTCCTGAATCGAAAGGGAAATCTTTAGAAAAGATGTCAGGTGAGAACGAAAATAATCGAGGAGAGGGAGAAGGAAGGCCATCGTCGTCGTCGTCATCATCTAATCTTTAG
- the LOC107897861 gene encoding glutaredoxin-C4 — MAVKFLIALILVIAASLCWVSSADSSEAAFVKKTISAHKIVIFSKSYCPYCRKAKSVFKELKEVPFVVELDERDDGWNIQDALSEIVGRRTVPQVFINGKHIGGSDDTVEAYQSGKLAKLLGIEVENKDDL; from the exons ATGGCGGTGAAATTCTTGATAGCGTTAATCTTAGTAATTGCAGCATCTCTTTGCTGGGTATCGTCGGCTGATTCGTCTGAAGCTGCTTTCGTCAAAAAGACCATCTCTGCCCACAAGATCGTCATCTTCTCAAAGTCCTATTGCCC GTACTGTAGGAAGGCAAAATCTGTGTTCAAGGAGTTGAAAGAAGTTCCATTCGTTGTGGAGCTTGATGAGCGAG ATGATGGATGGAATATTCAGGATGCCTTGAGTGAGATTGTTGGTAGGCGTACTGTACCACAGGTTTTCATTAATGGAAAACACATCGGAGGCTCAGACG ATACTGTTGAAGCATATCAGAGTGGAAAATTGGCTAAGCTGTTGGGTATTGAGGTAGAGAACAAGGATGATCTCTGA